TGTTACAGTTGTAAACATTTCATCACACAACTCCAGGGGGCACTCCTTGCTTCATGGATTTGTGCAGCTACTGCCCCAACCTTCCAGCAGGTGGCAATAATCATACAGTCACCCCGCTGAGGTGGCCTTTAGTTCAAAAATGGAAACACTTTTGTTTTGATGATGCAAGTTAGTTTGAACTAACAAGTATGGTTGATTGACTAGaatgaaatggagaaatgagCCAGCTGGGCAGATCTGGTGGAGCTGATAAGAACCACAAAAAGTGAAAGGTGCACCTCCTGTTTGGGGCGGATGAGGCACCAGGCTCACTGCTCCTTCTCTGGAGAGACAGCAGCTGGGAGAGGGGGTTTGCCTTTCACCACAGTGGAAGAACACAAGCAAGCATGAAAGAAGCAGGGTAGTATAGACAGGGTTAAGGAAATAGGTAGCACACTAGACTTCTGGGATCTGAATCCATTTTTTAGCTGTGTGAGTTAGGCAAATCATCTAAACtctctttgcttccatttctatttttgaCATATTGTCATAGGAATTGAAGAAATACCTGGCACAGGTACGTGAACAATAATGTTTGTGCATATATCATGTAGGAAACCCCATTTATTGAGTACACATTCCACTACGTTACATATGTTATACTTATTAGACCCACAGGCTGTGCAACAGGCTCCTTCTTGACTTCTGCTAAATGCTAGATGAGAGAGATTGGGGAGGGACACAAGCTGGCTCTGGTAGAGAGTGCCCTTTCCTCTAGTCAAAAGGGTGAGGAGAGCACTGATGAAGTTATATCTGGGTTCATCTCAATATCTGCATATGCTTATGCCTTCTATGTTGTCACTGGTTATAGCAAAAGTGAAAGAAcctagctaggcatggtggtttacatctgtaatcccaacacttgggaggcaaaggttgGAAGATCTCGAGTTCCAATCTACATGGCCAGACactgtcccaaaaaaaaaaaaaaaagttgaaagacCCTGAATCAGACCTTTGCCCAGGTGTGTGAACTAAGTCACAGCTTTCATCTGCCACTAACACCATCACTCACTCTGGTATGAATTAATATTGAGTCAGTTGATCTTCCCTGGAGGCAGGTGAAGAGAGTTTAGACATAGAGGTGAGTGGCAAGAAGGGATGGTCTTAGAACATAAAGCATCTGAAAGTCCAATGAGAAGACCTCACAAGAAACCAGCCACTGATGGCTCCTGGATGTGGGGGAGGACACAGAGGAAGGAAAACCAAGACCAAGTGCTGATTTTAAGCTTTTGATTAATCCCACACTGTCTTTACTTCATACCCAAACCCAActtctttgtggttttatttatttatttattttggctgaaCTTTGAGTTAAAAGTCAAAAGTAAAGAGAATCGACTTAAAGAAGAGTAAATATTTGATGTACACAATAATTTTGTGTACCTTGGATCTCTAATTTTAGAAGCTGGTCTGTAAGAAATTTTTTGAAATGTACCGTTAATTGATGTGTTGTCTGTTTTATGAATAACTTGAATTAATACACGATCTCTTTTTTATTCCTTGGCTCTGGGAGGAATTCAGGATTCCTTGGCTTTGGGGAACTGTTTCTGTAGTTTGCATAGGCCGAACCATTCCTCCTAGATGAGCACTCAACATTGAAAGCCCCAGACTGACCCATGTCATCCCACAGAGTAATTTCTCATTTGACCAAAATGGCTGAAATCCATTTTAATATCCAGGAAAACTGGCTGACCCAGCTACTTTGTAAACTGGAATCCTGCTGAAAACATACATAGTTCCCTCAGCTTTAGCTATCAGAGGCCAGAATGTGACTTCCCCGCAAAAGTACATTCACAAATTAGCAGATCCTGATCTGCCAAGTATGTGAAGACAAGCATCACATCCCCCCCCAAACTTAAAAATGATTGCACTTGGCTTTCTCATTCAATAAGGAATATTTGTTTCCTCCATAAAGAATTGTAAGTGTTGGCAATCAGTACTTCATGCATCTAGGAATTATCCCATGGAATAAAacaagtttttgaaaataatctaGTTTTTCTGAAGAATTGGAGTTGGTAAAAAACTGGCCTTTTTTTGCCTAAACTTATTATATTTCTCAGTGCATGTTGCCTTTCAAAGGAGTCAGGTTCAAAGGCTGTATTTACCCATGCTATACTGcaacaaatatttttggaattCCTGTTTTGGGTTATATAATTTGCACAACAGATTCAGTGGTAAGACCTTGATACAAGTGGTTGTATCAAGTGATGTTTATGTCTAGATGCAATCTTAAATTTGAGTGTCTTTTGcctatttaaaaatactgaatgcAGCCTCAAAAAAGTGGATATTTGGCACcattacaaacaaacaaatggacaTATCACAGGCTCTGAAGATAATTCTTCAATGAAATTCAAAGAATTTTTTGATTAGTGGAAGTACTGTTAATGAATGAGGTCATGGGTGACCACCCTTGAAGAGAGAAATAACTCTCCTCAGCTATTTATTACAGCTCCAACAAGTGTGTAAGTGGTACAGTAAGAAGAAGGTATGCCCAAACTAAAGCAAAGCCACAAATGCAAATCTCAGGTGTAAAATTCTACCCCAGTccacacacaaaaatcacaaTAATGATTCCCTCAGCATCCTCAACTTACTTTGGTACCTCTCCCAGTTCTCCAAAACTCAATCGTGTTCTGCTCAAGTCATCCTGGACAACAGGAGGAGAATGCTCTACAGACATGAAAGGGGACCACTCCCAAATCAGGAGCCCATGAGACCAAAAGTCACAAGGTGCTTATGAGTCTGCCCCATTTATCACTGCTGTGCTATTTCTGAAGAAGACAGAGGAATTTCAACACCTTCTACCTCAGATATTATCTGCAGTCTCTCGGTTCCAAGCCTGACACCCTTTTGTGGTCTTCTCTGTAATTCTGCCATTGGGAGTCTACAGACTCCATTCCCAGACCCCTCTGCctgctgtcttctgttttttactACCATTCTTTCAGTAACAACAGGTTACTATggttcagactttttttttttttttgacacttcCAGCACCATCCTGCAACAGTTGCACCTTGGTCCTCCTAAGTACTCCTCAGTTCTGGTAACACTTCTAGTGCATTCTTCCACTTGCTGCCACATTTCTGAGGCCAATAGCTATTCACTCCAGTTTTCTAATACCTGGGTATCTATTTCCATAGAAAAGTCCATTTTCCTGATTGGAGCCTGACGAATTCACCTTCCAAATGGGTCTCTTCAAAGCAATCAAccaatcaaaataaatttcagtggCCACGTTAAGTGCCAACTATTTGTAAGGAAGTGATAACACactttaagaaaacaaagatagGAGCAAGTTCTCTCAGGTACAATTATCTTCTTTCaaacttcattttgaaataaattttctttttgcagagTTTTTGAAGTAATGAGTTCATGCCAGGGTTTCCTGTTTGGTTTCTACAACTTTAACTTGTTCCGGAAGGTTCCGAAGGAAATGGTTTCTTGACAGTCCAGTGGGCCTTTTCTACTTAATAACATATCCACACAGGAGGCCAATGATTACAACTTCATCATAGAGAAAATTGTGTTTGTTGAGCCATTACCATGCATTTCCCACTCCCAGGGAACCTGGAGAGCACCCAGATGGCTGGAGCTGCTCCAGGCATGGCCTGCACATTCAGAAGTTCTCCCGTGATGGAACAGCTGATGCTTTTGTACgtttcactttctcttttcccccaacagAAGGAATCACATCTGTTTTTAATGTCCCCACCCCCACATGAATCTGGAAGCAAAGGTTATTGCTTCCATCTGATAAAGACTATCAACCAGTCAGGTATGGTAGCTTCTATTTATGGCAGACATACTACATACAGGCTAGTATTGTACATATGGTTCTTATTACATTAATGCTCACAAATCACTTCCATTTGATAGATGAATAAGGCAGCTCTATCTTACATCCTAATGTAGGAGCATTTACAGATGTCAGGACACAAGAGGGATTTGTTTTGCAGCTGTAGAATTCACAATAATGAAAATGACTGTATACCTCTTAAAATCCCAAGATGGATTACAGAGGACAAGTTGCAGGATCCTTGGCATAGAGAGAGGAGGATTATTAAAAGGGGTTGTCCTGTAAGTACCAACAGCACATAAGAGAATGGCTTGGAGAAGCTGTCTCTTATGTGGGATGCAGATTCCACAAAGAATACAGCTCTGTAGTTGTGTAAGAAAATACCGGTCAAGgatgggcatagtggtgcatgtctgcaatcccagcaatttgggagttggaagcaggaggactgaaaattagaggacagcccaggcaaagttagtgagaccctattttgaaaacaaacaaacaaaaaagggctaggggagtggttcaagtggtaagagtactttcccagcatgtgtaaggccctggagtcaattcccagtactgccaaacaagcaacaatgaaacaaaaacagccATGTTGTTCTTTACTTCTTCTTGAAATTGTCAGTATGTGAATATATGTTTTTTGAGGGATGCAATATATTTGAGTAGTAATTTATTACTGTGGAATGACTGTATTATTGAACTTAATTCTTTATATCTTCCTGTAGCCAAGGTCTTTGCCATAAACTTCACAGTGATTTCCTATTATGGGTGGAATGAGTTAAATGGCCCCTTGACTGAGtgtggccatgtgacttgctttgaacTGAGCAAATATGACAGAAGCGATGCAATGTTTGCATGATTAAGCTTGTGCTCTCCCTCTTGCCTTCTGCCATGACCACAGATTCATGTCCATAGGAGGATGAGGGACACGAAGTCCAGTCTGTACTCCTCTCCCCAACTGTCATCCAGCTGAGCCTCAGACAAGCGTGAGTGACACCTAAGGAGAACAACCTTCCAGTGAAACCTGACtaaattactcatttttaaatttatgtatgaAATCATTGCTTgatgttttaagccactgagttttgAAGTAGTGTGTGATGAATCACCATTATAGCAATAAATAATTTATGTTATTTACAAATACTAAATACACATTTACCTTGGGTTTGtgctcaatattttaaaattatgagatGTATGATTAATAAAACACCTGATGACCACTAGACCCATTTCCCAGATTTGTATGGCTGTTTAGCCATCTGTATTTAGGTCAGTTTCTTCTCACTGTTCAATTTTTTCTCAGTTCtgagctggggatgtgactcagtggtggaGTATCTGTTTAACAGGCCCTAGGCTCTAGGTTCAGTTCCTAGCACTGTAAGCGTTATCTCAATGTCATCATCTCCAAGAGGGCTTCTCTCACTCTGCCATCAAAGAAAGTCTCTCTCTATCTTACTATCCTACAGAAGACATACCAATATCagaaattatttatctttttccactagaatgtaagctccacaATGGAAACACCTTcgaccttccccccacccctcagaaACTTCTCAGTAAGTGAATAAGTTGGATTTTTGTGAGTTCTATGGGGAATTTGTCCTAATATTTCGCATCTTTTCACTTTACATCTAAGAACCAAGACATTTTATCTATATTGTCTTGACAGTAGTTTTTCATCCTTGctttaggaaaacaagaaactTTAGTATACAATATGCAAGGTAATCAGAGGTACAGAGAAGAACTGGATTAATGATATCAGTTCTAGAAAATTCAAGGGGAATTTCTCCTATTATGTACATAGATTTGCTTAGAAAACATACAAGTTATCACTTATAATTATTTGTACTGGtttaaatttcagaataaaatgaacaaaggTCAATGTAAGGTTGATAAATAGGAAGTCTGCAATGTGTAAAACCTGGTCTGTGCGAACAGTATTTGTTAGAGACGATAGCcatcaaaagaaaactgaaaacccTCAAGTTGGTAAAAGCAATAGTTGGTAAAATGTGTTATAGATAAAAACTGAATGGTGGTTCGACTATtgctttaaatttaaagaaaacaataattttgaGTATCATGATCACAGTTAACAAAAATGGATAATTCAAAAGTTTTAAGCTTCACTGTACATTAAACAGATTAGGAAATTAAGAGGGTCAGTGGACTTAAATCCAATATTAAATAacaattctaataaaatattcaTGTTAGTATACAAAAGATTAAGACAAGTACTGTGAGTTGAAACTAGCATGAAAGAGTCCACTGGGTCCAATGCCTACATTTGCTAGCCTTTTAATATATTTGGATGAATGAAAATTTGACTATAAAACTTTGTATTCTATCATTGCCTTCCTGTTTTAGTCACCTCCAAAGTAAATGTCATTTGCTAGGGACAAATCATCTTCCATAAGCTCCATCTGTACACATGGTTTATCTACTATGGTGATGACCTTTCGTCACTTGGAATATGATCAGAGGAGTGCCATATCGCTAGCTCATTTGGAAGAGCCTAATATCAGCCTGTCATTGAAGAAACCTCCCAAGTCCTGGGTACAGAGGAGTCCTCTCTGCTTTCATGGGAAGGAAGACTCATTGAACTGTGGAACTCTACATACCCAATCTTCTCATTTCAAGATGTGGAAAGCAAGGAGAGGGAATAATGAAGTGAGGTTTCACAATTAGTTCTTCAGAGTCACAGTCAATCATGGGAATATGTGAAACTAGAACCTGGTTCTATCATCAATCTTCCATCACACTGCACTACACTGTTAGCAGCCCTGGGTCGATTTATCTCAGAATTTCATACCATCCTGTGGGTTCTGAATTACCCAAGGTTAATGTTGCAAAtatctgcctttttttttaaatatttgcttaatgTCTTTAAAAGCATtacaatatacttttaaaaagaaaaataaggaaagaatatatcCAATTATTTCCCTTACATGTCAGTTTATTTGTTGATCTGAGTAAATGGTTAGCATTTACTTCCAGGGCATACCAGATACATAGAGATATTTCAGTAAATGGCATAAATGatcataaaaagggaaatactaGAGAAAACAATGGCAATAACTAATACATTAACCGTATAGATTAGGCAAGGTGTGCAAAAGAACTAAAGCTCAAAAGAGACAGCGCTGTGTGGAAAGAGCATGGATTTTGGAGTTTAACAGGTTTAGATGGATCTGCAATCTCTAGCTGTGTGATTATACTCAAACTCTGTACCTCAATCCCTCTGGTTGTAAAATGGGCTGATTATAAACAGTTCTGAAAGAATTTTAGTGACATTAGAATTACTTTCATTCAGTTTCATCTTTCCACACTCAGATTTAAGTAGAACCAGAGTCAGTGGGATATTAGTTAGGATTGACATTGTTCAGCCAAATCTTACCTCCTTCCCTACCCAAGTCTACCCTATCCTTCAAAAGCTGAAGCTATTTCCTATTTGTCTTCTTAAAAAGAAACAGTGATCATAACCACTTCACAGGGTTGTGTTACTAAAATGAGATAAGCTTTATAAACCATTAAGGACATTGGTAATAAACAATATTGATGGTGACGTGAAACATCCCACATCCAGCAACAatcaatatttcttaaaattctaatgccaggctgggggcatgactcaagtggttgagttcTTGTCTAGCAAGATCAAAGAGCAGAGTTCAACTCCCCACCCACCTTAGTCCTCTTTCCCCCCCTAAAACCTGCCTGTCAAGGGTTCTAAGACTAAATCTGGATTTTAAGATTCTTAGGAACAAGTCGAATTCAGCTACTTTGAGACTACAGTGTCTATGTCTTTCCAAGTCTTTAGCATCTACCCCATTTTTGTTAGCTGGAAGCTGCAAGAGGATGAAGAGAGTAGGGTCCTTTTGCAGGGTGAGAGAAGGATTAGGAGACAGCTACCTCCAGGTAGTGGGAGGgggaatagatgcagaaagaaccCTGACGGCCATGGTACTCACCGCGGCCCACCACCAGGCATGGAGGATACTGGTGAAGTTGGTGCCAGGCACATCGTGCTCCACGGAGTAGACAGCCGCTGAGAAGGCAAAGATGCCCATGGCGATGAAGAGCATGAGGCAGCCCACCTGCTGGTAGCACTGACGCAGCGTGAAGCCGAAGGCGCGCAGGCCGGTGGAGTGGCGCGCCAGCTTGAGGATGCGGAAGATGCGCATGAGTCGCATGATGCGCAGGACCTGGCCCACCTTGCCCACGCGGCCCACCGTCTCGAGGTCGTGTTCCCGTGGTGAGCCCTTGCCGTGCCGATGGTCCTCACTTGTGAAGCACTCGAGCAGTAGCTGCAGGTAGAATGGCAGAATGGCCACCAGGTCCACCAGGTTCAGGACGCTGCGTGCGAAGCGTCGCAGGTCGGGCGTGGAGGCGAGACGCAGCAGGAACTCCAGTGTGAAGAAGGCCACGCACAGCATCTCCACGTGCTCCAGGATGGGCTGCGGGTCGCCGCCACCTGTTCCCTGCTCCGCCTGGTGGTGCATCTCCTCCACGGTGTTGAGCGCCAGCGCCACGACAGAGATGAGCACGAAAAGGTTGGAGGCCACCCCCATGGCCTTAGCGGCCACTGATGAAAATGGCTTTTCCATGAGATTCCAGAGACGGCGGCGCTGTGGCCCGTAGAAGCGCATGTCACTGAAGAGCTCCTCGGCCTCCTCGGCCTGCGCCTGGGCGCGCAGCTCTCGCTGGATCTTGAGCTGCTCGCTCAGCTCGTCCCGCCGCTCCTCGAAGCAGATGCGACAGCAGCGCGGCGTGTACTTGAGGCGCACGCCCCAGTACCCCAGCTCCTCCAAGAAGCTGCGGGGACACAGCTCATCGAGCACCAGCAGCACCCCGGTTGTGTAGAAGTTGTAAATGAGCTGGAAGACAGCCGGGTCACGGTCAAAGAAGTATTCATCAGTCTGTGCCTCGTAGTCATCACATAGGCCCAGCTGGCGACTGCGGCTGGTGGAGGTGGCCAGGCGGCCCAGGCGTGTCTTGGGGTAGCTAGCTAGCTCGCAGTAGTCCAGTTGGTAGCTGTGACCACCCACGTTCACTTTCAGCATGGAAAACTGGGTTGGGGTATCAGTATGACCATCTGGCTGGACAGGTGTGACCTCTTCTGGCTGCTGATCCTCCTTGTTGGCAAGGTCTCCCTTCCATTCTTCGTCCTCCTTGccatcctcatcctcctcaatGTAGTAGTTATAGTTGCCCTGGGTCCACGGTATGATGCTGGCCTGGGAGCCAGAACGAGTCCCCATGGAGCAGATGCTCCTGCGGTGTTGGCTGTTGACTGTATCGTACACATCTTCACTCTCTGGAATACTCCAGGGCTTGGAGTTCCAAGAATGTCTTCTCTCGTTGCTCTGTTTCAGCATGGCTGTGGGAGTCCGGCCCCTTACTTGTCCCTCCTGACTGTCACTTGCAGGAGGAATCACATGTTCTGCACTGTCTAGGAGAGACCAGCATACCTGGGGTTCCAGGCATTGCCCTCAGTGTTGAAGCTCTTGAGGCCCTGGGAAGCCCAGCCCAGTTTGCCAGGTCTGAAAACAATCAGCAGAGCTGTGTTGACTAATCTTGCTGATGGGGTAGAAGCAAGGGTTAGGAGGGATTTGGGGCCTCTTAGCCcatcccctttccctccccctcgACTCTCTGCCTTGGAGAATGATTATGTGGTCTTAAATCTCCAGATAATCACAAGAAGGCAGAGAttattgctaataaaaatgtcGGTCAGCCTTGCCCT
Above is a genomic segment from Castor canadensis chromosome 13, mCasCan1.hap1v2, whole genome shotgun sequence containing:
- the Kcnv2 gene encoding potassium voltage-gated channel subfamily V member 2, yielding MLKQSNERRHSWNSKPWSIPESEDVYDTVNSQHRRSICSMGTRSGSQASIIPWTQGNYNYYIEEDEDGKEDEEWKGDLANKEDQQPEEVTPVQPDGHTDTPTQFSMLKVNVGGHSYQLDYCELASYPKTRLGRLATSTSRSRQLGLCDDYEAQTDEYFFDRDPAVFQLIYNFYTTGVLLVLDELCPRSFLEELGYWGVRLKYTPRCCRICFEERRDELSEQLKIQRELRAQAQAEEAEELFSDMRFYGPQRRRLWNLMEKPFSSVAAKAMGVASNLFVLISVVALALNTVEEMHHQAEQGTGGGDPQPILEHVEMLCVAFFTLEFLLRLASTPDLRRFARSVLNLVDLVAILPFYLQLLLECFTSEDHRHGKGSPREHDLETVGRVGKVGQVLRIMRLMRIFRILKLARHSTGLRAFGFTLRQCYQQVGCLMLFIAMGIFAFSAAVYSVEHDVPGTNFTSILHAWWWAAVSISTVGYGDMYPETHLGRLFAFLCIAFGIILNGMPISILYNKFSDYYSKLKTYEYTAIRKERGKVKFMQRARKKMTECLTRRNTQPTTRQEN